In Streptomyces sp. NBC_00448, the following are encoded in one genomic region:
- a CDS encoding WXG100 family type VII secretion target has translation MAGMQGADIAQLTALAGKFGTEAGNLATLINHLHSATSSSADYWKGPRANQFRSEWEQLKPTFEKFVSTLHEAQNSAKTNATNIEHATS, from the coding sequence ATGGCGGGTATGCAGGGCGCCGATATCGCCCAACTGACTGCACTGGCGGGAAAGTTCGGAACCGAGGCCGGTAACCTCGCGACGCTGATCAACCACCTTCACTCTGCGACCAGCAGCAGTGCGGACTACTGGAAGGGCCCGCGCGCCAACCAGTTCCGCAGCGAGTGGGAGCAGCTGAAGCCGACCTTCGAGAAGTTCGTGTCGACGCTTCACGAGGCCCAGAACTCCGCCAAGACCAACGCGACCAACATCGAGCACGCCACCAGCTGA
- a CDS encoding alpha/beta fold hydrolase, giving the protein MATRHDVTGAGGLRLAAWEYGGSAAAGPGAPAGAGLPAGAGMGRAVRADVRAASGVALAAGRPAADGGAEPRPGMLLLHGLLGRASHWAATARRLAPHYRALALDQRGHGHSGKPDGPYTPEAYVRDAIAAIEQLDLGPVTLVGHSMGALTAWQCAARRPDLVAAVVICDMRASALGEAGQREWAEWLASWPLPFATLGDVRQWFGVTDPWADPPDPVRGDFFAEVMSEREDGWRPMYEPAHLLGSRDPWIRDAHWDELARVHCPALVVRGPAGELGRAEAQEMVRVLPRGRYAEIADAGHLAPWDQPEAWVETLERFVGEALAEREAAGSA; this is encoded by the coding sequence TGGCCACACGGCATGACGTCACGGGAGCGGGCGGTCTGCGGCTCGCGGCGTGGGAGTACGGCGGGTCGGCCGCGGCCGGGCCGGGCGCACCCGCGGGTGCGGGCCTGCCTGCCGGTGCGGGCATGGGCAGGGCCGTACGGGCCGACGTGCGCGCGGCGAGCGGCGTGGCCCTGGCCGCCGGGCGCCCGGCGGCGGACGGGGGCGCCGAGCCCCGCCCCGGAATGCTGCTGCTGCACGGCCTGCTCGGCCGCGCCTCGCACTGGGCCGCCACCGCCAGGCGGCTCGCCCCGCACTATCGAGCGCTCGCTCTCGACCAGCGCGGCCACGGCCACAGCGGCAAGCCCGACGGCCCCTACACCCCTGAGGCGTACGTGCGTGACGCCATCGCCGCCATCGAGCAACTCGACCTCGGTCCGGTCACCCTCGTCGGCCACTCCATGGGCGCGCTGACCGCCTGGCAGTGCGCGGCGCGGCGGCCCGACCTCGTGGCGGCCGTCGTCATCTGCGACATGCGCGCCTCGGCCCTGGGGGAGGCGGGACAGCGGGAGTGGGCGGAGTGGCTGGCGTCCTGGCCGCTGCCCTTCGCCACGCTCGGCGACGTACGCCAGTGGTTCGGCGTCACCGACCCGTGGGCCGATCCGCCTGACCCGGTTCGCGGCGACTTCTTCGCCGAGGTGATGAGCGAACGGGAGGACGGCTGGCGCCCGATGTACGAACCCGCGCATCTGCTCGGCTCCCGCGACCCCTGGATACGTGACGCCCACTGGGACGAGTTGGCCCGGGTGCACTGCCCGGCGCTCGTCGTCCGCGGGCCGGCCGGCGAGTTGGGCCGCGCCGAGGCGCAGGAGATGGTCCGTGTCCTGCCGCGCGGGCGCTACGCCGAGATAGCCGACGCCGGTCATCTCGCTCCGTGGGACCAACCCGAGGCCTGGGTGGAGACGTTGGAGCGTTTCGTCGGTGAGGCCCTCGCCGAACGGGAGGCCGCGGGCTCGGCATGA